AATGGCATTCTTTAGCTGTGGAGAAAAGCTGCAGTCATCAAATGTCTTGATAGGCCTCGGAACGTCAAAACCCGAGACGCGGATGGCCAAACTCTTCCTATACTCGGTGACTTCCTGCTCGGTCATCCCTGGAAAGAAAAAACCAATATCAGAATAGCTCAGCATTCTAGTTATAATTCATCAATCACTACAAAGCTAATACATCAACTTCAGCGCAGAAACCTTACCTGAAATGGACTCCTTCTCTTCATAGAAATCCTTATTGAAGGGTTCGTACTCGACTTCACTATGATCGAGAGCTGGAATTGGCTCAATCTTCCGCTTGTCGAGGACGACAGGGTTATCGTCCGAATCATAATCCAGCATCCCGGCATCCACGGCTTTCGCCGCAGCATAAACCTCCTCGTCGGAGTCATACCCGGCGTTCAGAGCGTCGGAAGCAAGCGCGAGCCCCACGTCCTTCttagcccgaagaaagctctCCACCGGGTCGTCCTCTTCATCATCGTCCCTAAACCTCTCGGCCTTCTCCGTCGGCTTCGGAGGCGGCGCCGCCTTCATCTCCTCGTGGATCCCCGCCATGAAGGCATCAAGGGGGTCGACCTCGTCATCGTCCGGGGCGGTGGAGCCGCCGGGAGCTGCGTCGGCGGCGGCGGATTCCTCGTACTCGATGTTGTCGAGGTCGGTGTCCTCGTAGTTGTCGTGGCCGCGGTTGCTGCGGGAGGAAGGTGGGACGTAGAGCCGCTGAGGAGCCCGCGACTGCTCGAAGTTGTAGGTCGGCTGTCGGTTGATGCCGAAGCCCTCGAAGCCGAATTTCCTCTTCGACATGGCTGCAACAGATTGCACTTGCAGAGTTTCGTCAGGCCAAAAACCCTAATCAACCGACGAGCTCAGCTCCTCCGTCGCGACCGATTATCGAACAGAAGGTCGTTCGCTTTACCTGACAGTgcgagaggaagaagactacCGACCGAGACGATGGTTTATGAGATTATCGGGTTCGGGTTTCAAAACGGGTTGACGGGCGGGCCGATTCGAGCTTTGGAGATGGGCCCTGCACGGCCCAAACAAATAGTTTTGGATAAAGGTTTCGTGCTTTGAATTATCTGCTCTCATGAATCCGGAATCTCTTAGATATCGGGCGACGGCATGCGTCACTGCGACTTTTGAGTGGGGAGTATTCCTTGGTAACCTCTTGTTTAGCATGGCACGAGTAATCCTTCGTTAAAGCTAGACGCCACTCTACGATTTCCGAGTTATAGATTGACggtaaattatatatgttgctGGTCTGATTTGAACGAGTGAGTTTAATCTTCAGGGTCAAGGAGACTACAGGGCGAAACTCGGCATGCATGACAGATTTTCTTAGTGCTTAACTACTTACTTTTAACCATTTGTTAACTTATAAACTCACAAGGCATGTCATGCCATGGCTTCTTAATCTCATCAAGCTGTGGAAATCTTGTTTATTGATCAGGTGAGGCCGTGACAGTTGAcgacgaggtggtcacgatcgaCAACATGCAGCATTGTCCTCCCGAACGAAACTCTCAACGTCAGCGTCCAGGAGGAGATAAATCCTATCAGTAACTCTCACTGTCCGTCTCTCCAACGAGTATTATTGCCTTTACCGATTTTATGCTGCCGAGAAGATATGCATCTTCACTTATTAGAATCCCTTGCAGATGAAAAATATGATCGACGAACTTTGAGTTCAGAAGCAGGGAGGGTTCTCTTCTCATCATCCACTGAGCTGAGCTTCACATATGTTAGTCATCCTTAGCTGTTCGAAAGCCTTAAGTGACCAACTTTATGGAGAGGTTTAATGTGGTTTAATCAAAAACAATTACTCTGGTATATTCTTCTTTAAcgattttttatattaccaCGGATGGCGCACATGTATTATCCTATATACGTATAAAAAGAGGagaaaatacataaataaacaCTTAAGAATATGAGAAAAGTAGCAAAAACAATgatgaaaaatatgtatagaGTACGTTCTAAATTATGCAAGATAATACCCCCTATTAGGTACCTTGTACGTATATGTGGCCAAATTACAGTATGTCCCAGAATGCAATCGAACAATATGTCTCATAAAGTTGTAGGGTATTCATGAGAGTCGTAGGTAATAATCTGCCGAAATTTGGAAATATTTCGTTGTTACTTATTCTACAAATCGTGATATTGAAGACATACTTCTTGTTGTTCCAATTGCAGATGATCCTAGCTACCGCTTTAGGATGCAAGGGAAATCAATGTAAATAATCTCAATAATACACGTACATTTGTTTCCTAACTAGCTGATGACTCGAGACTATAGATGAATCtatatagaaaatattttcatatagatTGTCCTAAttgaatatattaataatattttcttatttaatttgtAGAATATATAACGcaaaggaatatatatatacattatacaCAAGGCAAGAATATACAAtagaatatatacattatatatacatcaCCTAGTATAGAGATTATATGCAATAGAATATAGCTCAAGgcattataatttgtattggccatgtgcatatatatagatgccaTTTGCATGACCCTTCtgttctttatatatatatatatactccaTGAAGTATCAAAATTAAACATAATGCTTGAatctattattttaaaaaagaacaaTCTGGAGTGCAACGTAAGCAAAGGTAATTATGACCAGTCATAAAATCATAATGCGACAAAGTGTGATTATACTGGTACAATGGAAAATCTCAACtttaaattgaaacaattGTTTCCtagtaaaaattgaaaaagtaaaaaaataaatataatttgtatttatatataattttaaaataatagagaagaaaattttctaagaaaaattatttcattttaatgtATAAGTATACATTTTTCTTAGCTCTCCATATTTtataacttttttaaaaaatttgaagaattcTCTAAACAGATTTCCAtgtctatatattatattatataatttagatTCATCTCATGACAACTCATGAGAGCTCTTCATTTGATTGTTGAGGAGTTTCATTTCGTAACTCTGCTCTTGGACAATCAACCATTCACATCCCTGAACATTAATATATACCTagattttttcatattttcatgattaatttttttttgaactttcaCAATGTATTTATATTAGATACTTTCGAGaagattatttatttcatttttttgttaaaataaagtttataaatacaataatatcaatataaaataaaaaccgTAAAAGAATTCGCGTAACGTGCATATCAGATGACTAGTTATAACCATTATCGTTCTTTCGATTAGGTATAGGCAAAGATTAAAACAAGAACTTTGGCccacccccaaaaaaaaatctgttattcaccaaaaaaagaaaagaagaaaaaagctCCGCTTACCCgaaaaaacagaaaacaaaAATCTTCCTAAATCTACGCAAAAActctttttctgtttttctgtttttcttttttttttttggtaggttTACGATAAAACTGAATAACTGCCCATAACCTTTGCTATTTACGTGCCCGAGAGCCCTCCCGCACTCCCAAAGCCATCTCTCGTCCATTCTCCCCGGCAAAgttctttttcctctctttttcgACCTCCAAGAGATTTGATCTCAGCCGACTTGAACAATGGGGCCCAAGACTCTCATCCTTCTGCTCGCCGTCTCCGCCTCCGCCCTCTTCCTCCAATCGGAAGCCGTTGTCATCGCCATCCCCCGAAAGGTCGGACCCATCGCCCGCTTGGGTAAGCCTTCCTCTCATCCCCCCATGCTGGGTTCTCTCTACCCATCAGGGAATTGCTATATATGAGCATGATCTGAGGGAGCGACTTTAAAATCTATCACGACATCGATCAACAAAGCTTGTTTTGCAAAATGCCGTTGAATTTCGGGATTCCAAGATTTTACGTGCCAGTTATCTGGcctagtaatatatatatcagtcGGCGCTATGTCTCTAATAACTTGTCTGAGCCCTCGAATTATGATATCGATTGCTTGCAGGGCGGCTTAGAGAGAACCCTACCCTGAACAGCATTTGCAAGAAGACTGATTACTTCGTCGAGTGCTTCTCGACCATCGCTCCGCTGCTGAAGGGCCGCCCGATCAACGCGATGGTGGCGCTCAAGGCTGAGATCCAGGCTGCCAACATGAAGTTCAGGGAGGCGAAGCGGCTGGTGGAGAAGCTCACCGCCAGCCCCACCACCTCCAAGACGACG
Above is a window of Punica granatum isolate Tunisia-2019 chromosome 7, ASM765513v2, whole genome shotgun sequence DNA encoding:
- the LOC116213359 gene encoding pectinesterase 3-like gives rise to the protein MGPKTLILLLAVSASALFLQSEAVVIAIPRKVGPIARLGRLRENPTLNSICKKTDYFVECFSTIAPLLKGRPINAMVALKAEIQAANMKFREAKRLVEKLTASPTTSKTTKECLSVCTENFDSALESLQDSLQAIAQRDRGSLSSQLSAVTTYVETCNDAFTDFNGHSPISVANLHLAKIGSNCLAIAQQVRL